A window of the Bacillus sp. A301a_S52 genome harbors these coding sequences:
- the dusB gene encoding tRNA dihydrouridine synthase DusB, with amino-acid sequence MLKIGDITMKNPVVLAPMAGVCNPAFRLIAKEFGTGLVCAEMVSDKAILHKNERSLKMLYVDEREKPLSLQIFGGTKETLVEAVKIVDKQTNADIIDINMGCPVPKITSCDAGAKWLLDPDKIYEMVQVAVEAADKPVTVKMRTGWDEDHIYAVENAKAVEAAGGKAVAVHGRTRYQMYEGKADWDIIRQVKEAVNIPVIGNGDIETPEDAKRMMDEAGVDGVMIGRAALGNPWMLYRTIHYLETGENIPEPTPQEKMEVCILHMDRLIKLKGEEVAVREMRKHASWYIKGLRGAARIRDEINQLTTREAMAEVLTNLSGILEEKPKKAPAKV; translated from the coding sequence ATGTTGAAAATAGGGGATATTACTATGAAAAACCCCGTTGTTCTAGCTCCCATGGCTGGCGTGTGTAACCCAGCATTCCGCTTGATAGCTAAAGAATTTGGAACGGGACTTGTCTGTGCGGAAATGGTAAGTGACAAAGCCATCCTTCATAAAAATGAACGGTCCCTTAAAATGCTTTACGTAGATGAAAGAGAGAAACCTCTTAGTCTACAAATTTTTGGAGGCACAAAAGAAACGCTCGTTGAAGCAGTTAAAATTGTAGATAAACAAACAAATGCAGATATTATAGATATAAATATGGGATGTCCTGTTCCGAAAATAACATCTTGTGATGCAGGAGCAAAATGGCTTTTGGATCCAGATAAAATTTATGAAATGGTACAGGTTGCTGTTGAGGCTGCTGATAAGCCTGTCACAGTAAAAATGAGAACTGGCTGGGACGAAGACCACATTTATGCCGTTGAAAATGCTAAAGCGGTAGAAGCGGCAGGTGGTAAAGCTGTAGCAGTGCACGGTCGGACCCGTTATCAAATGTATGAGGGAAAAGCAGACTGGGATATTATTCGTCAAGTAAAAGAAGCCGTAAATATTCCGGTGATAGGAAACGGTGATATCGAAACACCAGAAGATGCTAAAAGGATGATGGATGAAGCCGGGGTAGATGGTGTTATGATTGGAAGAGCCGCCCTTGGGAACCCGTGGATGTTATACAGAACAATTCATTATTTGGAGACTGGCGAAAATATTCCTGAGCCTACGCCACAAGAAAAAATGGAAGTATGTATTCTGCATATGGACAGGCTTATTAAGCTTAAAGGTGAAGAAGTAGCAGTGCGAGAAATGCGTAAACATGCTTCTTGGTATATTAAAGGACTTCGTGGAGCTGCGCGTATTCGGGATGAAATTAACCAGTTGACGACTCGAGAAGCTATGGCGGAAGTTTTGACGAACCTTTCGGGAATATTAGAAGAGAAGCCGAAAAAGGCACCTGCGAAAGTATAA
- the lysS gene encoding lysine--tRNA ligase, producing the protein MTQEFDVTDQQQVRIEKLKNMLDLGIDPFGSRFERSHNAIEIQENYNSYEKDELEEKDVTVTLAGRMMTKRGKGKAGFAHIQDLSGQIQIYVRKDQVGENQYDLFTRADIGDIIGISGIVFKTKVGELSVKAKSLQILTKSLRPLPDKYHGLKDVEQRYRQRYLDLIVNPEVRDTFVLRSKILQSMRRYLDDHGYLEVETPMMHSIPGGAAAKPFVTHHNALDMTLYMRIAIELHLKRLIVGGLEKVYEIGRVFRNEGVSTRHNPEFTMIELYEAYADYEDIMALTENLVSHIAKEVIGTTQIKYGDETVNLEPAWRRVHMVDAIKEHTGVDFWSEMSDEEARQLAKKHNVPVKDTMSFGHVVNEFFEMFVEEKLIQPTFVYGHPLAISPLAKKNETDPRFTDRFELFIVGREHANAFSELNDPIDQRQRFEAQLIEREQGDDEAHMMDDDFVESLEYGLPPTGGLGIGIDRLVMLLTNSQSIRDVLLFPQMRHKDEGPENNS; encoded by the coding sequence ATGACACAAGAATTTGATGTCACAGATCAACAGCAGGTGCGGATTGAAAAGCTAAAAAATATGCTCGATTTAGGAATTGACCCATTTGGTTCCCGTTTTGAACGTTCTCATAATGCTATTGAGATTCAAGAGAACTACAACTCATATGAAAAGGATGAGCTAGAAGAAAAAGATGTTACTGTTACACTTGCTGGTCGGATGATGACAAAGAGAGGCAAAGGAAAAGCAGGCTTTGCTCACATTCAAGACCTTTCAGGGCAAATTCAAATTTATGTTCGAAAAGACCAAGTAGGGGAAAACCAGTATGATTTATTCACCCGAGCTGACATTGGGGACATCATTGGTATAAGTGGTATTGTCTTTAAAACGAAAGTGGGCGAGCTATCGGTTAAAGCAAAAAGTTTGCAAATCCTTACGAAATCCTTACGCCCTCTTCCTGATAAATACCACGGGTTAAAAGATGTAGAGCAACGCTATCGTCAGCGATATTTAGATTTAATTGTCAACCCTGAAGTGAGAGACACATTTGTTCTACGCAGCAAAATATTACAATCAATGCGTCGGTATCTTGATGATCATGGTTATCTTGAGGTAGAAACACCGATGATGCATAGTATACCTGGTGGAGCAGCAGCAAAGCCATTTGTAACTCACCATAATGCATTAGATATGACATTATATATGAGAATTGCAATTGAACTCCATCTAAAACGACTGATTGTCGGCGGATTAGAAAAAGTATACGAAATTGGGCGTGTTTTTCGTAATGAAGGTGTGTCAACGAGACATAATCCAGAGTTTACAATGATTGAGTTATATGAAGCATATGCCGATTATGAGGACATTATGGCATTGACAGAAAATCTAGTTTCCCATATTGCCAAAGAAGTCATTGGGACAACTCAAATTAAATATGGCGACGAAACAGTAAATCTTGAGCCTGCATGGCGCAGAGTTCATATGGTGGATGCTATTAAGGAACATACTGGCGTTGACTTCTGGTCAGAAATGAGTGATGAAGAAGCTCGTCAATTAGCTAAGAAGCATAATGTGCCGGTGAAAGATACGATGAGTTTCGGACACGTTGTAAATGAGTTTTTTGAAATGTTTGTTGAAGAAAAATTAATTCAACCAACTTTTGTATATGGACACCCGCTTGCTATTTCGCCATTAGCAAAGAAGAATGAGACTGACCCTCGATTTACAGATCGTTTTGAACTGTTTATTGTTGGACGCGAACATGCCAATGCTTTTTCTGAATTAAATGATCCCATTGATCAAAGACAACGGTTTGAAGCTCAGCTTATTGAAAGAGAGCAAGGGGACGACGAAGCTCATATGATGGACGATGATTTTGTAGAGTCTTTAGAGTACGGGTTACCACCTACAGGGGGATTAGGTATTGGAATAGATAGACTTGTGATGCTTTTGACTAACTCTCAATCTATTCGTGATGTTCTTCTCTTCCCACAAATGAGACATAAAGATGAGGGACCTGAAAACAATTCCTAA